Within Acidobacteriota bacterium, the genomic segment GACCTGAAGCCCTCGAATCTCAAACTTTTCCAGCAGCCTGCTAGCAGGTTGCTGAAAAACTCATCGGCCACCTGCTTCCGGGCCCGAGAGGGCCCGGCGGCGAAGCCGTGAGTCGGGGTGAGCCCGAAAAATCGCACTTTTTCGGGCGAGGGGGCGCTCAGCCCCCTGAAACAAACAGCTAGCAGCGCTGGAAAAGTCGCGAAGCGGACTTTTTCAGCAGCCTGCTAGCCTACCGGGCGCTTGAAGACCATCGCGATGTTGTCGGTGGCGCCGGTCTTGAAGTTCACCGAGGTGATCGAGACCAGCTCCCAGCCCTCGACGCCGAGGGCGTTGAGCTCCGGGGCTGCTTCCGGATCGAGCCGATAGCGCTCGCTGCGGATGTTGATGATTTTGTATTCCCACTTCTGCATCGGCCGCTCCTTCCCAAAGTGAGATAGCCACGATTCTATCGCGTGGCCCCGAAACGTCCCCGGGCAAGGAGCCCGCCGGCGAGACCATTCGGCCTGTGGTTCACCGCCACCTATCAGCGCAGCCCGAGGCCTGGACCGTCGCGTGATGTCCTACCGCGTCAGCGCAGGTGAATGAGCAGCGGAACGCCGCGAGGGACGCCCCAGGAGGCGGCGAGGGAGCGGTCTCGCAGGGCGAGCTCGAGGGTTCCGAGGGAGCCCGGCAGGAGGGCCGGTTGGTCCGCGGCGAGGGCGGCGTAGTGGTCGGCCCGAACCTCGGTCCGGTGCCCCTCGACCAGGCTTTCGCAGGCCCGCTGACCGGCCCAGGCGGTGGGAATGTCGCTCACCAGGTTGCCGAAGCGGTCGCAGTGGACGATGTACCCGTGAAGACTGGTCCCGGCGGCGCCGATCTCGCCCTCGTGCCACGGTGCCGGTCGCTCGAGGTGGATCGGATCGTCGATCTCCGGGCCGAGGGCCGTGAGCGGCTCGCCACCGGCCAGGGCCGCCGCCAGCGGCGCGAAGCGGTCACGACCAGCGAAGGTGCGGCCGGCCGAGGAAAAGCCGCCTTCGGCGGCGCCATCGAGATAGAGATCGGGACGATCGGCGGCCACCAGGGTGGTCCGGCCGCTACGCGCCAGGACGTCGCTGAGCAGGCCATTGTCGGGGGCGACGTAGAGTTGCTCGTCGCAGCGCGCCGCCAGCATGCGTCGCGTCGAGCCGACGCCGGGATCGACCACCGCCAGGTGCACGGTGCCCGCCGGGTACCAGCGGCTGGCGGCGGACAGCATCCAGCTCGCGCCGGCGACGTCGCCCGGTGCGAGCCGGTGGCCGAGGTCGATCTGGCGTGCCGTCGGTGCCCGCTGCAGCAGGACTCCCTTGACGGCGGCCACGTAGT encodes:
- a CDS encoding SAM-dependent chlorinase/fluorinase, giving the protein MTAITLLTDFGETDYYVAAVKGVLLQRAPTARQIDLGHRLAPGDVAGASWMLSAASRWYPAGTVHLAVVDPGVGSTRRMLAARCDEQLYVAPDNGLLSDVLARSGRTTLVAADRPDLYLDGAAEGGFSSAGRTFAGRDRFAPLAAALAGGEPLTALGPEIDDPIHLERPAPWHEGEIGAAGTSLHGYIVHCDRFGNLVSDIPTAWAGQRACESLVEGHRTEVRADHYAALAADQPALLPGSLGTLELALRDRSLAASWGVPRGVPLLIHLR
- a CDS encoding DUF4177 domain-containing protein codes for the protein MQKWEYKIINIRSERYRLDPEAAPELNALGVEGWELVSITSVNFKTGATDNIAMVFKRPVG